The genomic region ATTATAACCGCTTTTGCGGAGAAATGAAAGTGTTGATTTATTTTGTGTTTTTGGGACGGAAAAAAGCGGGTGTAAGGGAGGTTTGTAATGGGAAATCGTGAATATTGTTGACAAAACAAATGTATCTATTTGTCGCGTGCATGATTTTTATGTTTGTAAATCAATATATTGATATTATTTTCCGTGTTCGGGCGGCATGGAATCGGGCGGAGGACAGGTATTTTCCATCCTTGCACAAAGCCTGCTGCAAGCCTAAAATCGGGCGGGTTATTGTTCAGAATCAAGGCTGCATCATGTCTCTTTATCCGATTTACAATTTTTCCGCCGGCCCTGCCGTATTGCCCGAAGCCGTGTTGGAAACGGCGCGGCAGGAAATGTTGGACTACAACGGTACGGGTTTTCCTGTGATGGCAATGAGCCACCGTTCGGAAATGTTTTTGAGCATCCTGCATCATGCGGAACAGGATTTGAGGCAGCTTTTGAAAGTGCCTGACAACTATAAGATATTGTTTCTGCAGGGCGGAGCAACAACCCAATTTAATATGGCAGCCATGAATCTGGCACACGGTTTCCGCACTGCCGACGCGGTGGTAACGGGCAACTGGAGCCGTATCGCTTATGAACAGATGAGCCGTTTGACCGATACGGAAATCCGTTTGGCGGCGCATGGCGGCGAGCAGTTCGACTATCTCGACCTGCCGCCTGTGGAAACGTGGGATGTTGCACCCGATTCGGCGTTTGTCCATTTTGCCGTCAATGAAACGGTCAACGGGCTGCAATACCGTGAAGTGCCGTGCCTTTCAGAAGGCATGCCGCCGCTGGTGTGCGATATGTCCAGCGAGATTTTGTCGCGCGAGTTTGATGTTGCCGACTACGGACTGATTTACGCAGGCGCACAGAAAAACATCGGGCCGGCAGGAGTTACGGTGGTGATTGTGCGTGAGGATTTGCTCGAGCGTTGTCCGAACGATATTCCCGATGTGTTCAACTACCGTTCGCATTTGAACCGCGACGGTATGTACAACACGCCGTCAACTTACGCGATTTATATGTCGGGGCTGGTGTTCCGCTGGCTACAGGCGCAGGGCGGTGTGAAAAAAATTGAAGCGGTCAATCGGCTGAAGGCGCAAACCTTGTATGAGACGATAGACGGCAGCGATGGTTTTTATATCAACCGTATCCGTCCGAATGCGCGTTCTAAAATGAATGTCGTGTTCCAAACGGGGGATGAGGAGCTTGACCGCCGTTTTGTGCTGGAAGCCGAATTGCAGGGCTTGTGCCTGCTTAAGGGCTATAAAACCGTCGGCGGTATGCGTGCCAGCATTTATAATGCGATGCCGCTTGAAGGCGTGCGGGCTTTGGCAGATTTTATGCGCGATTTCCAACGGCGTTACGGTTGATGTCCCGATGTTGTCTGAAGCGGCTTCAGACGGCATCGGCTGTTTCGGCGTTCTCCGGCGGCGTTTTGGAGGTGGTAAGATTGTGCTGCCGGCGGCTATCCGTCCTTTTCAATCCGAGCGTGATGCTGTTTGTGCCGGACTGTCCCGTCGGCGGCGCGGCCGGGTTTTTCCAATATGAAATGCTTTGCCCGTTTTTCTGGCAGGGGCGGTTGCAGACCGGTTCGAATCTTGCTTACGATGTTTTTATGTCTGCCGGACGTTTGAATGGCGGGCGGAACCCCCCGCACAGCCGCCGTTTTCTTGCCCTGCTTTGCTCCGTTGCCTTATAATTAAGAATCTTTTTCAATAATCCGGATTCCAAATGCCGGATGCCTTTTCCAACCCTTATCCGACACATTCCAAATGATAAAACCGAACCTGAGGCCGAAGCTCGGCTCTTCCGCGCTGATTGCCTTCCTTTCCCTGTATTCCTCGCTGGTATTGAATTACGCCTTTTTTGCCAAAGTTGTCGAGCTTCATCCTTTTAACGGCACCGGGGCGGATATCTTCCTCTATACGATGCCGGTGGTGCTGTTTTTTTTAAGTAATTTCGTTTTTCACGTCATTGCCCTGCCTTTCGTGCATAAGGTATTGATTCCGTTGATATTGGTTATCAGTGCGGCGGTGTCTTACCAAGAAATATTTTTCAATATCTATTTCAACAAGTCGATGTTGAATAATGTCTTGCAAACTACGGCTGCCGAAAGCGCGCGCCTGATTACGCCGGGCTATGTGCTGTGGATTGTATGTTTGGGCGTATTGCCCGCGCTGGCGTATATCGCCGTCAAGGTTAAATACCGCGTTTGGTATAAGGAGTTTTTGACGCGCCTTGTGCTTGCCGCCGTTTCCTTTTTGTGCGCGTTGGGCATCGCAATGTTGCAATATCAGGATTACGCCTCGTTTTTCCGCAACAATAAATCAGTAACCCATCTGATTGTGCCGTCTAATTTCATCGGCGCGGGCGTGTCGAAATACAAAGATTGGAAGCGTTCCAATATTCCTTATACGCAATTGGATATGGCGGTCGTGCAAAACCGGCCGGCCGGCAGCCTGCGCCGTTTCGTGGTGCTGGTCGTGGGCGAGACCACGCGTGCCGCCAACTGGGGTTTGAACGGTTACAGCCGCCAAACTACGCCGCTGCTTGCCGCGCGCGGCGATGAAATTGTCAATTTCCCGCAGGTCAGAAGCTGCGGCACATCGACCGCGCACTCCCTGCCGTGTATGTTCTCAACCTTCGACCGCACGGATTATGACGAAATCAAAGCCGAACACCAAGACAACCTGCTGGACATCGTGCAGCGCGCCGGCGTGGAAGTTACCTGGTTGGAAAACGATTCCGGCTGCAAGGGCGTGTGCGGCAAAGTGCCGAATACCGACGTTACCTCGCTCAACCTGCCCGAATACTGCCGCAACGGCGAGTGTCTCGACAATATCCTGCTGACTAAGTTCGACGAAGTCCTCAACAAAAACGATAAAGACGCGGTTTTAATCCTGCATACCATCGGCAGCCACGGGCCGACGTATTACGAACGCTATACCGAAGCCGAACGCAAATTCACGCCGACCTGCGACACCAACGAAATCAACAAATGCACCCGCGCCACGCTGGTCAACACTTACGACAATACGGTTTTGT from Neisseria meningitidis harbors:
- the serC gene encoding phosphoserine transaminase; the encoded protein is MSLYPIYNFSAGPAVLPEAVLETARQEMLDYNGTGFPVMAMSHRSEMFLSILHHAEQDLRQLLKVPDNYKILFLQGGATTQFNMAAMNLAHGFRTADAVVTGNWSRIAYEQMSRLTDTEIRLAAHGGEQFDYLDLPPVETWDVAPDSAFVHFAVNETVNGLQYREVPCLSEGMPPLVCDMSSEILSREFDVADYGLIYAGAQKNIGPAGVTVVIVREDLLERCPNDIPDVFNYRSHLNRDGMYNTPSTYAIYMSGLVFRWLQAQGGVKKIEAVNRLKAQTLYETIDGSDGFYINRIRPNARSKMNVVFQTGDEELDRRFVLEAELQGLCLLKGYKTVGGMRASIYNAMPLEGVRALADFMRDFQRRYG
- a CDS encoding phosphoethanolamine transferase → MIKPNLRPKLGSSALIAFLSLYSSLVLNYAFFAKVVELHPFNGTGADIFLYTMPVVLFFLSNFVFHVIALPFVHKVLIPLILVISAAVSYQEIFFNIYFNKSMLNNVLQTTAAESARLITPGYVLWIVCLGVLPALAYIAVKVKYRVWYKEFLTRLVLAAVSFLCALGIAMLQYQDYASFFRNNKSVTHLIVPSNFIGAGVSKYKDWKRSNIPYTQLDMAVVQNRPAGSLRRFVVLVVGETTRAANWGLNGYSRQTTPLLAARGDEIVNFPQVRSCGTSTAHSLPCMFSTFDRTDYDEIKAEHQDNLLDIVQRAGVEVTWLENDSGCKGVCGKVPNTDVTSLNLPEYCRNGECLDNILLTKFDEVLNKNDKDAVLILHTIGSHGPTYYERYTEAERKFTPTCDTNEINKCTRATLVNTYDNTVLYVDQFIDKVIRKLENRDDLESAVHYVSDHGESLGENGMYLHAAPYAIAPSGQTHIPMVMWFSKAFRQHGGIDFQCLKQKAAENEYSHDHYFSTVLGLMDISNSQTYRKEMDILAACRRPR